The window GAAGGAGGTGAACATCGGGGTGCGCCAACGAAGACACTACCCACGAAGGTAGGTACTAAACCCCGAAGAGGGTGGGTGTgacaacaaggacgctgggacACGAAGGGGGGTACTAAACCCCGAAGAGGGTgaacaccgggcggtgtgtcaacaaggatGTTAGGGCACGAAGAGCGGTGCTGAACCCTGAAGGAGGGTGTACCAACAAAGACATTGGGCCACGAAGGGAGGCACTAAACCCTGAAGAGGGGGAACGCCAGACAGTGTACCAGTGAGGACTCTAGGCcacgaagaggggtggattgtgagatctcaccagaggaacaaaagagaaacaaaagagGAACAAAGCACTTCTTGTAAGGgcgtaaaaacctctccctaactgacacgtttttaaaaccttaagggaaaggaCATCCAACCAAATCCTCAGCGTTGATTTCGGTACTCGAATAAGTCTTTTTCCAACCCGAAACCATATCACGGGCAACCCcgttatcttttctttttggaaagGAGTGTCATTCGAGCTCTAGCGTAATATTTATCGAAAAAGAaccaaattttaagaaatcattttactttcattacaaaatatctcaaaattcattaaaatgtCTGAAAAAGCAtatacttttataaagaaaaacgaTAAAAAGAAGCGACAAATGCATTAATCAAGGTAGGCCATGCAAGAAgttgagaaaataattaaaaacaataataaagctATAAACTTTAGTCTTTGTGGTTCAATATATATTCTCTGGCTATGCTTTAAATCAActtttgcttttagttttaaacaaaatgcttcctttttctccacTTGGGACAGCTTGTCTGCACCACTTTTTAAGCtttgaaaaaaattgcatACACGGATTTGTTATGGTCCCTCGTTGTTCGTGACGAAATCTTGTTCGTGTCCGCCTTTGAAATGGCCAAAGAATCAAATCACACCGTAATTTTATGAGATTGAATTGTTTCAAGTTATGTTAGAAGTGTTCGTGGAGTTTTGTATATCCgtttgtaagatcccacggTGGGGCTGGGCCGCTACAAATGGTAGCAGAGTTAAACACTAGAcgatgtgtcagtgaggaggctaaacctcgaaggggggtggactcgaggcagtgtgccaataaggacgctggccccaaagaaGGTGAATTgcaggggtcccacatcgattggagaatgaaacgagtgccagcaaggatgttgggccccgaagggggtggattgtaagatcccacattggttgggggagaacgaaacacccttataagggtgtgaaaacctctcctagcagacgcgttttaaaaacctatatctactaacggtgggcctAGGTCGTTACACTATTTAATCAAAGCATGGGTATGCAGATTATCAATCTCAATTGCACGATGTTCGTGGGCGAGGTCGGAGAATTTGCAGGATCAATTTTCccgtgatttttttttttttttttttttttttttttttttttttttttttttttttNGTTTCGATCAAGATTCACACCTAATGGCCTAGCATTCTCCTGCATCCCGTGTCATAGTGTGCGACACTCGTTCTAACCTGATGAACAAGTCAGTCGTATGAAAATTGTGAGTTCTAGAGAATTTGAACGTATGATCGAACCTCGGTCATGTTTTAGAGAAAGTGTTTTAAAAGATGTGAGTAAGGAAATGCGTTAAAAGCTATTTGtaagaaagcaatgttataggCTAAAAGCAAATAAGTAACAACTACAGTTTTAACCGGGTATGAAGAATTGACTACTAGTCACATCCCCTGTCATATGTTTTCGGGCATCTCAGCCTTGATGGGACATTTTGGGGCATCTTAACCCTGGTGGGACATTTTAGGGCATCTTAACCCTAATAGGGGTAGACATAATTTTGGTAAACAGTCATACGCCCAGTGTGAACACAAAAATAGTAAAGACCTAAGCATATATGAAAGCAAGTAAGCAAGGGTTTGGAACAGGCATGTGGCTatggacaagcatgactaTGACATTTGACACACGGTCAtaggcaacacgccttggacaagcatgaccatgacaccacgtggtcacgttacttactcaTCTATCCCCACATACCAACACAAGTTTTTTTAGTATGTTTTGTACTCACAAACGTGCTTAACTTTAACATAGAATTGATTCAAACACGCTTAAGTTTGAAGTTCATATGACTGATCCACCAAAAACCAACATGCACCTTGTTACTCTTGCAGCACTCCTATGTTGGGTGATTGGTGGAATAGTCTTCACACGTGACCATTTGTCGCAAGGAATGTCAGAGCTATCAGCTGTCGAATCTGAATCCTACACCTGAGTCGTTACatttaatctatatatattctttcgaataattttttatttttctattaaaaaacataaaaataataataataataaataaataaataaaacatcccgataaatctaataatatttatatttttttacgtcatttttaaaatattttttatatttataaaatcgGGACTAGAATAAAGAATATAATCCTTCCTCGGCCCcggttaaaataaataaataaattatatataaacccttacctttatttttaaaaataatggaataattataaataaattatatattctcTTTCATTGTCtgtaatatttatataaatcctatgaatcttaatttaaagtaaattgGTGGGCCTCTAAATAAAATGGGCTCGGGCTGACGAAGTGACCCGGCCCAATTCCGACAAAGTGACCCGGCCCAATTCCGACAAAATGACGTTTTAATTACCAAAGATATTGTTATgttatttattagaaataattttattaatcatacataattcgTTCTCGTTAAAGTCCTAAGGTCGATAAACGAATCTAAAGAAGATCGATCGACTACAACGAGTGTCTACTAAGGTCGAGATCCTTGAAAGCTGACCCTATGAGAGTTAACCGAGAGCTGTATTGAAGGGAATGAATTATTAACTCTGAATGAAAGTCATCGATTACGAGTTAAactaaaaaagtaaataaatatttttttttaaaatactgtTTCGATCGTGTAGAAATTCATCCGCAAGATCTTTTTCATTATGTGAGAGTCGGGTATTGAGAATTTGAGCCGGGTTTTATTAATTAcgaggctttaaaacataaatttcaacaaattttcacGTTCACTAAAGCTCGTATGACATATATTATCGAGCAAACTGAATacccatttttttatatttgaaaaatttgtaatctctaaattaaaataaaaaaccagaCAAAATCTCACAGAATTGAGATCGGGAAATCACATATGAAAGCCTATTTCTCGATCCCGATCTTGCTCGTGCAATTCATATCAAGAAATCGCCTCTAGTAGccaatatttatatttctcgATCTCGATCTCGGTCTCGATCTCGGTCTCACTTGAATATAAGTATTGTTTTAGTTTACGTTTGTTGGAAAAGATCGAGGGAAATAAGAAAACTGAGAAAAAGAAGTTCTCGTACTAATagaatacaaatttttattgattggTTACGATTATATAAAGACGAAAACAACGACGAATTAAAATTCTCTAAAGATTTTTTTCGATGGTGAGGACTTttgttggattgtgagacaaGAATTGGATAGAAGTTTCAGCTTTGACTTACTTGAACGAAGGAAACTTCCTAGCTTGCATGTGCACGAGATGCTTGTACGTGCACCGCAAGAAAGATAAGAAGACTTTTGACTTGATGCCCAAGTTACGACCCCATATCGATTTAGTCCATTTgaacctaattttaaaaaactcgaACACTCGAATAGGTTAAGAATCTATTATctgcaaaattaaaagtttcaaaGACTAATTCGAGGGTATACCACGGTTTGGGTCGAAGaatttttttggaccaacccgaaatttcagaatggttgggttggtgacccgaATAACTCGAATAGAGtttacaactcaacccaatctaattctctatttattttattggattaggctattgatttttttatagttatttttaaataaaaattatacttattcACAGTACattttacattaataactaaaatctcaccaaactcaaatatcaaacattcacaagtcacaaGTTACCGtaacaaatgtcaaatatttttaattttcgtaaaaatcttaaatgcagggttggattgtaaccctatttttgagttggttgAGTCAATATCAACCCGTGAACgatctcaaattttttatttttaaaaaattcaacctaatccaaatcgaaaaaaaattataacccAACCTAAATTTTGTGGTTTGAGCTGAGTAATCCGAGTTGGTCAGATTATCCTGTCGTATGAACACCCTTAATTGAGAGActaaattgatataaatttaaagatcccgagaaaaaacttgaaagtccaaaaataataataataataataatagaaaataaagacTAAATTGTCAAAATAAGGGACCATTTAGTTTATATTAATTGGAAATAATTGAACGCAGATGTGAAATACCAATCTTAGCCTCCAAGTTctgtaaataattatttataaaataaaaaacttttcttaaccaatcaaattaggttgattttttcaatttggtaTTTTACATAACTACCCTTTTCACAAAACGTTTTTTCACGAATGCCTCACCAAAATGGAAggttaaaaaagtaaataaaaaattaattttttattttaaaactcgaATTAAATGAGGAGACTTcgtcataattttattttatttttttaaattgagttgCTGAGGTTATtcgaattatttattaaattttatatttttaataaaaataaaatattaattcctaaaatatctatttatttattttcaaaaactcaATTAGATTATTCAAAAGAGtgtaaaaatatcttttaaattttttaagaatcgtaaataataaaaaaaataattatgaaatatagCAAACATgtatattttagaattataaataaattcaaattggttcgatttaatttaatctaattttataaaaatacatgaaataaattcataatccaACTTAAACGGCAAAActcgaaatatatatatatatatatatatatatatatatatatatattcaaattggtTCGACACAATCTAATCTAGTTTTatgaaaatacataaaataaatttataatccaaCGGCAAATCtcgaaaaatatttatatatcatttgaattaaaaaaaaaagatatatatatatatatttaaaaaataataatttattattattatggggGAGGGGAGAAACAAACGAGGGGATAAGCGCGTGGAATATGGCAGTTGGAATTTGAAACGGAGGCTAAATTAGAGGAGGGATGGCCCACAATTCCTTCAACGCTGAAACCGCCCTCTCCCGCCATATTTGAGGGTCCCTCAACAGAAACCGACACGTGTCCTTCTCACCTTTTccccattattttattttattttaaataaaatcttttttcttctccttaatcccaccctctctctctctctctctctaagaaCTCGaactctgtctctctctctctctctctctggtaGAATTCTCCCATTCCTGAAAGGAGCTTCCGGCAGTCACCGATTTCTTTGCAGTATTCCGATCCAGTAAGATACGGTTGTGGGGCATTCCATTCCGCCAGATTTTGCCGTTtttacttctctctctctctctctctaaatttaGGGTTTCCTCTTCGTTTCTGGTAATCTCgttttgatttcatttgttCTTCGATTTCTGTTGTGTTCTTGTAtttcttcgttcttcgttcGTTATTCTTTCTGTaatcctttattttttgttttatttgatctcaaaaaacctaaaaaagaagataaattgTCGTTGTTCTTTCCGGATATATTCGGTGCGAGTGCTTTCTTAGTAATTTCCCCTTTGTTCCCTCGCCTGTGCTTCAATCTGGGTATACGTTCTCATCGAGAAACTCCCTGAAATTTTGGTgggctttgtttttgtttgctaTCCGAAATTGGgagttttttgtttctcgCTTTTTTTTTACTGCGGGATCTTTTccactagtttttttttttttttttttcctcttaattTTGTCAATCCTTCTTTCCCCTTGGCGCCGgaaatcaatagaaaaatcTTGGGATAGGGTGTACCTGTAATGGCCttgaatttttcatatcgACCCATCTTTCCCGCACATCTTTCGGAGGAAAATTCGGTTTCTCCGATGAACATTTCAGGTGCTCCCGAGAGAAATTCTGACGTTTATGGGATGTCCTGGCTGATTAATCGGGAGCTAGAGAATTGCCTTGATTTTTTAGAGGACACCTGTGAAGGGGGTGGGTCGCGAGATTGTGTCCCGGGGGATGTTCTGGATCTCTTGCCTTCAGATCCATTTGGAATGGATATAAGTACCACTTTTACAGCGATCACTGGCTGGCTGGACGATCTGAATGTAGActatggtggtggtggtggtggttatGGAAGAGATGAGAGAGTTTTAGTTGATGAGAGTAATCAGCTTTTTGCTGGATTGAACTATATTTGGAACAATGCTTTTAGGCTCCAGTCGTTTCCCCATGGAAATGAAGGAATTGTTCATAGTTCTGGTGAGCGGGGGGGATTCAGTGAGTGGTCTGATGGGAGAAAAGTAGGTGGTTTGTCCTGCCATACTGATCCTCAATCATCATATGTTGTGGATACAATTCAGACCCTTGGTATTGAACCTGAAATTTCTGGAGGGGGATTTGGTTCGTGGTCCGATGAAAGAAATGCAGGTGGTTTATCCTGCCATAGTGATCTTGAATCACCATTTGTTCTGGATACAATTAAAACTCTTGGTACTGAACCTGAAATTTCTGGAGGGGGATTTGGTGCGTGGTCTGATGTGAGAACAGCGGGCTGTGTATCTTTCCATACCGATCTTGAGTCACCACGACATGTTGTGGATACGAATCAGACTTATAGTATTGAACCTGAAATTTCTGGAGGGGGATTTGGTGCGTGGTCTGATGGGAGAACAGCAGGCTGTGTATCTTTACGTACCGATCTTGAGTCGCCACGACATGTTATGGATACAATTCAGACTCTTGGTATTGAGCCTGAAATTTCAGAAGGGGGATTCGGTGCATGGTCCGATGGGAGAACAGCAGGCTGTGTATCTTTCCGTACTGATCTTGAGTCACCACGACACGTTGTGGATACAATTCAGACTCTTGGTATTGAGACTGAAATTTCAGGAGGGGGATTCAGTACGTGGTCTGATGGGAGAACAGCAGGCTGTGTATCTTTCTGTACTGATCTTGACTCACCACGATATGTTGTGGATACGATTCAGACTTATAGTATTGAACCTGAAATTTCTGGAAGGGGATTCGGTGCATGGTCTGATGGGAGAACAGCAGGCTGTGTATCTTTACGTACCGATCTTGAGTCACCACGACATGTTGTGGATACAATTCAGACTTTTAGTATTGCACCTGAAATTTCTGGAGGGGGATTTGGTGCATGGTCTGATGGGAGAAGAGCAGGTGGTGTATCTTGCCATACTGATCCTGAATCACCACCATATGCTCTGGATATAATTCGTACTCTTGATNCGTGGTCCGATGGGAGAACAGCAGCCTGTGTATCTTTACGTACCGATCTTGAGTCACCACGACATGTTGTGGATACAATTCAGAATTTTAGTATTGAACCTGAAATTTCTGGAGGGGGATTTGGTGCATGGTCTGATGGGAGAAGAGCAGGTGGTGTATCTTGCCATACTGATCCTGAATCACCACCATATGCTCTGGATATAATTCGTACTCTTGATATCGAACCCGAAATTTCTGAGGTGCAAACTGTAGTTCTTGAAGAGGGAAATTGTGTCTCTTCCGATGCAGGCGAACCTCCTCACGcagctttaaattttgtgCTCGGTTATCTGGGAACGCGGGAACTTCTCGTTATTGAATCGGTTTGCAAGTCCCTGCAGTCAACTGCAGAAGACGACCctttcttttggagaaacaTTAACATATGTGGAAAGGTGGATGTGAAAATTACAGACGACATTCTCTTAAAATTGACTAGCAAGGCTCAAGGTGGTCTGGAAAGTCTGAGCCTTGTGAACTGTGTAATGATAAGTGATAATGGTCTCAACGAGGTTCTTCTCAATAATCCTAAGGTCACAAAGGTAGGGAATACAGATTATCTGCAAAGTTACCGTACAAATACTCGTTCGCTTCTAATTTTCACGTCGTTTCTGCAGTTATGTGTTCCGGGATGCACGAGGCTCACCATTGGAGGCATTGTAGATAGTTTGAAGGCCTTCAAGTCGAAAGGTAGACCGGGATTGAAACATTTAAGTATAGCAGGAATGTATGGAGTAACAGAAGCTCATTTTAAAGAGTTGGAGAAGCTGTTATTAGGAACTGACAACTTGACTCAGCTAAACACCCACGAGCCTCGATTCTATCGGGGTGGAATTCATTTTCCATCGTGCAACGATGGACGTGCCATCGACATAGAACAATGCCCGAAATGCATGAACATGAGGATTGTTTATGACTGCCCGGTGGTTGGGTGCAAGGGAATAAAAGAAGGCGACACCGACCCAAACACGAACGCGCAGAGATGCAGGGGATGCACGCTTTGTATAGCTCGATGCAATTGGTGTGGACGTTGTATCGATGAGACAGTACACGAGGAGACGTTTTCTCTGGATTTGCGTTGCATTGATTGTGGGAAGAAGATATCCAAATGTGAATAGCTGCTGCTGGGTAATGAGttgcttattattatttattactattactGAACaagattttgatttaatttccatttttgttgttcATCTCTATTCATTTGGTCCTGAAGGAGTTCtgtattattttgaaatttgtgttaAAGTGCTGCACCATTCATTCATCTATGTTCTTCCTTGTTACAACTTGGATGTCATGTTGTTGGGAAGTttcaataatgaaaatgaaatatatatgatGTTGGGAAGTTACAATTTGttatttgttcttttgagTTCATGTGGAGGGTTGTCATTTGAATATCGAGGATCAAGGATAATGCGTGTTTTTAACTGACTTTAGTGCTCTGATTCGTACGTGTAACTAAGTTTTTAGAGATGtccattgatatgaaccaagacattTCAATCATATATTAAGTTTGTAAGATAAAATCTAgttgttttgaaattgaacTCAAGTTGTGACCAATTTCACATTAATCGTCTCATTTATGCAGTAAGGGTTTCAACATACTGTAGGTAGATGCCGTTAATTTGTTACGAAGGTTACaaacttttgaaaagaaaagattttgtaATGACATGATCGACCTTTACTTGTgatatttgaagttttaattttccttGAGTGACCCTTACTTTTACCTTTCCAACCTACTTTTACCTTTCCAACCTCGAATATAATTTCCCTCGAATGATTTCTTGTCATTAGGGCGATTTCTTGTCATTAGGGCTAAGTGCtcttaccatttttaaaatcattcgAGCTGGAGATGATCTGTCttgcttgtagagtgattcaaatcttaaacaagtgttcttgcctggCATATTCGTGCTTGTAGAGTGAttaaacaagtgttcttgcctgaCATATTCGAAGAACAAACTAATCCGAATATTATCCTTTGTAGATAGCTTTCCTTGTGTTGATTCCTTTTATCATCTATACTACCACCTATTTTATTCCTATTCCTGCaaaattttctccttttattcGAGACCCTTCTTATTTGGGGTCGGATTCCAcaagtaatttttttcttatttattattctttttaaaaaaattatttttcatttttcaaaataatctttttataaaaaaaatcctaatatatcaatatatttaaaaagaaaataaaagttaaaattttaatatttgagcataactaaaaaaatctaaacatTCTTAGGATTTAATTCCCAAActaatttactttatatatatttatattaaattggagaagggaatatAAACCTGTTCCTCACTCcctcttccatttttgttgAAGAACCGTTCTGGTAAAATCGACCtttgatttaaaaatgaagttaGAAGTTATGGACATCGATGTCATTCCTTTCTGTTCTAAATCTATTACGCATGAACAAAATacataacaaacaaaattagagagaaacagagattCAGAAGTATATTGCACAACACAGCAGAGTTATAtctcaattcaattcaattcaattcaattcaattcaattcaatgaTAGTATTTTATCTTTCAAGAAGTTGAAGTTTTTCCCCTtcatatgaaaaaaagaataataataataacagaAGCAACGATGatgaggagaagaaagaagaaacaaagtaaaaaaagcTCTGTTTTTTTCAAGATTTCTCAGATTTCTTTCGCAATTCCTTTATCCACTTCAAGTTTGCCTTCTTAAATATGTTCTTCTCcgatgaggaggaggaggaggatcccccctcctccttctccttcttcttcttcttaaatatgttcttcttcttcccattttcCGCCGATGACGGTGGAGGGTTCGGGTCAGGGTTGTTGTTATCCCATTGATCT is drawn from Cucurbita pepo subsp. pepo cultivar mu-cu-16 chromosome LG09, ASM280686v2, whole genome shotgun sequence and contains these coding sequences:
- the LOC111801902 gene encoding F-box protein SKIP14-like, with amino-acid sequence MALNFSYRPIFPAHLSEENSVSPMNISGAPERNSDVYGMSWLINRELENCLDFLEDTCEGGGSRDCVPGDVLDLLPSDPFGMDISTTFTAITGWLDDLNVDYGGGGGGYGRDERVLVDESNQLFAGLNYIWNNAFRLQSFPHGNEGIVHSSGERGGFSEWSDGRKVGGLSCHTDPQSSYVVDTIQTLGIEPEISGGGFGSWSDERNAGGLSCHSDLESPFVLDTIKTLGTEPEISGGGFGAWSDVRTAGCVSFHTDLESPRHVVDTNQTYSIEPEISGGGFGAWSDGRTAGCVSLRTDLESPRHVMDTIQTLGIEPEISEGGFGAWSDGRTAGCVSFRTDLESPRHVVDTIQTLGIETEISGGGFSTWSDGRTAGCVSFCTDLDSPRYVVDTIQTYSIEPEISGRGFGAWSDGRTAGCVSLRTDLESPRHVVDTIQTFSIAPEISGGGFGAWSDGRTAACVSLRTDLESPRHVVDTIQNFSIEPEISGGGFGAWSDGRRAGGVSCHTDPESPPYALDIIRTLDIEPEISEVQTVVLEEGNCVSSDAGEPPHAALNFVLGYLGTRELLVIESVCKSLQSTAEDDPFFWRNINICGKVDVKITDDILLKLTSKAQGGLESLSLVNCVMISDNGLNEVLLNNPKVTKLCVPGCTRLTIGGIVDSLKAFKSKGRPGLKHLSIAGMYGVTEAHFKELEKLLLGTDNLTQLNTHEPRFYRGGIHFPSCNDGRAIDIEQCPKCMNMRIVYDCPVVGCKGIKEGDTDPNTNAQRCRGCTLCIARCNWCGRCIDETVHEETFSLDLRCIDCGKKISKCE